A region from the Lolium perenne isolate Kyuss_39 chromosome 4, Kyuss_2.0, whole genome shotgun sequence genome encodes:
- the LOC127295541 gene encoding galactinol synthase 2, whose amino-acid sequence MAPELAGKMTAVAAAKPATKAFVTFLAGDGDYWMGVVGLAKGLRKAGSAYPLVVAVLPDVPESHRRILVSQGCIVREIVPVYPPENQTQFAMAYYVINYSKLRIWEFVEYERMVYLDADIQVFDNIDELFDLPRGNFYAVMDCFCEKTWSHTPQYQIGYCQQCPDRVAWPAAEMGPPPALYFNAGMFVHEPSMATAKALLDTLRVSPTTPFAEQDFLNMFFREQYKPIPLVYNLVLAMLWRHPENVQLEKVKAVHYCAAGSKPWRFTGKEANMDREDIKVLVRNWWEIYNDESLDFKGLPVDADELEAAAKKPIRAALAEAGTVTVKYITAPSAA is encoded by the exons ATGGCTCCCGAGCTGGCCGGCAAGATGACCGCCGTGGCGGCGGCGAAGCCCGCGACGAAGGCGTTCGTGACGTTCCTGGCCGGCGACGGGGACTACTGGATGGGCGTGGTCGGGCTGGCCAAGGGCCTGCGCAAGGCGGGGTCGGCATACCCGCTGGTGGTGGCCGTGCTTCCCGACGTGCCCGAGTCCCACCGCCGCATCCTCGTCTCCCAGGGCTGCATCGTCCGCGAGATCGTTCCTGTGTACCCGCCCGAGAACCAGACCCAGTTCGCCATGGCATACTACGTCATTAACTACTCCAAGCTCCGCATCTGGGAG TTTGTGGAGTACGAGAGGATGGTGTACCTGGACGCGGACATCCAGGTGTTCGACAACATCGACGAGCTGTTCGACCTGCCCAGGGGCAACTTCTACGCGGTGATGGACTGCTTCTGCGAGAAGACGTGGAGCCACACCCCGCAGTACCAGATCGGCTACTGCCAGCAGTGCCCCGACAGGGTGGCGTGGCCGGCCGCCGAGATGGGACCGCCGCCGGCGCTCTACTTCAATGCCGGCATGTTCGTGCACGAGCCCAGCATGGCCACAGCCAAGGCGCTCCTCGACACCCTCCGCGTGTCGCCGACCACTCCGTTCGCGGAGCAG GACTTCCTCAACATGTTCTTCAGGGAGCAGTACAAGCCGATCCCGCTGGTCTACAACCTCGTGCTGGCCATGCTCTGGAGGCATCCGGAGAATGTTCAGCTCGAGAAGGTCAAGGCGGTGCACTACTGCGCAGCG GGATCGAAGCCGTGGAGGTTCACGGGCAAGGAGGCCAACATGGACAGGGAGGACATCAAGGTGCTCGTCAGGAACTGGTGGGAGATCTACAACGACGAGAGCCTCGACTTCAAGGGCCTGCCGGTCGACGCCGACGAGCTCGAGGCGGCCGCGAAGAAGCCTATCCGTGCGGCGCTGGCGGAGGCAGGCACTGTGACTGTCAAGTACATCACCGCACCGTCGGCCGCATAG